GACACTTGCCAGAGCGCCCATACCTGCCAGATACCCAACGACCGGAATCGGCACGACCACCAGAAAGACCAGAAGCAGAAAGAGACCGATGAAGTTCAGATATCTTTCAACCTTAGGCCATTCCGGCATTGCCGCTCCCCTGTCTGTGCCGCTTAACGGTAAGTCTCACTGGTAAAAGGCATGATGGCGATATGCCGCGCCCTCTTTATTGCCGTGGTGAGCTTTCTCTGATGCAGAGCACAGTTGCCGGAGATTCGCCGCGGGGTTATTTTCCCGCGCTCGTTGACAAATCTTCTCAGCAGTCGGTCATCATGGTGATTGATAATGTTCACCTTGTCTTCGCAGAAACGACATATCCGCCGCCTTCTGCGGTCAAATTCGGGAGTATAATTTTGTCTCATTTATAAATTGTTCTCCTCATAATCATAATTTGCGCGGCCGGATTTCTCCTCCACCGCATTAATCGTCGACATCACTTCCTCCGGCTGACCAGGGTCATTATCCTCAACCGGCATCATCACCGGAGAATCGCCGACTTCCTCCAGATTAACCAGGTCATCGCAATGGCTAAGGAATTGAATATGGTGGGCGCGAATCTCGACAAAATTCTTCTTCCCGCCGTTGCCGTCATTACGAACGCGGCTCTTCAACTCCCCTTCCACCAGAACGGAATGACCCTTCTTGAGCTGTTCCACACAACTCTCAGCCAGGCTCTGCCAGGCAACCACGCCCACATAACAGACATCATCACGTATCGAACCGTTGTTGTCACGATAACGCTTGTTCGAAGCGATTTTGAAATTAGCTACCGGAACATTGGCCGTGGTATAACGCAATTCCGGGTCACGGACCAATGAACCAACCATAATCACCTTATTTAAATAGGGCAGCTTGGCCTGATTCATGGATGACTCCTTGGAAATTTCCATTTCGGTCAAATGTCGCTGTCGTCGTACTTGGTCTTCTCTTCCGGTGGCTTTGCTCTGGAAGGAGTGTTATCCACCGGCTTGATTATCTCCGGAACAGGTGCTTTGATTTCCTTGGGAACCTCGGCCGGTTTCTCGGCGGCGACAAAATGGCGTCCGGCATTATAATCGTCCCCCGGCTCCTCCTCGAGGTTTCCCTCAAAGAGAACGGTCAAATACCGAATATACGGCTCCTCGATTTTGTAGAACCGTTCCAGTTCCGACAAGACTTTGAGATTCCCCTCAAAAATTACCCGGGTGTAGTATCCCTGAGTGA
This sequence is a window from Candidatus Zixiibacteriota bacterium. Protein-coding genes within it:
- the rpsF gene encoding 30S ribosomal protein S6, with product MRLYETTFILSPQADDAAFDRQIKAVGDLIHRYEGKVVRENRWGIRRLAYPIRRFTQGYYTRVIFEGNLKVLSELERFYKIEEPYIRYLTVLFEGNLEEEPGDDYNAGRHFVAAEKPAEVPKEIKAPVPEIIKPVDNTPSRAKPPEEKTKYDDSDI
- a CDS encoding single-stranded DNA-binding protein, with product MNQAKLPYLNKVIMVGSLVRDPELRYTTANVPVANFKIASNKRYRDNNGSIRDDVCYVGVVAWQSLAESCVEQLKKGHSVLVEGELKSRVRNDGNGGKKNFVEIRAHHIQFLSHCDDLVNLEEVGDSPVMMPVEDNDPGQPEEVMSTINAVEEKSGRANYDYEENNL
- the rpsR gene encoding 30S ribosomal protein S18; this translates as MRQNYTPEFDRRRRRICRFCEDKVNIINHHDDRLLRRFVNERGKITPRRISGNCALHQRKLTTAIKRARHIAIMPFTSETYR